The Penicillium digitatum chromosome 6, complete sequence genome has a window encoding:
- a CDS encoding Zinc finger, FYVE/PHD-type produces MTDTSSLAITHATTDSYPVHAHRGSPAAIDGAASDSGALDEEPYTIKCICSFDEDDGNTVFCEGCETWQHILCYYPDKRVPDVHNCVDCEPRPLDDRRAHERQRLRRIREKSEDGDRKSRRSGPKTQKRKSNDADVNSFRHGRHDSSSREQPPSKKAKVSRRPSTSMSGIPVPPGLSAESRNRRSSTTVAMSPTSLPSPSVPYYSAEFLSLYDREDQFVESKSILNYGVDFVNEIVAWLKDPQILARVADGLSVEDFAKRSEEAMDRSRWPSLTTETIKDSTIEIGGKHPVHKILKTRDPVEKDDIVGEIFGKLGHVKDYKKLESNRWEELGHAMPFVFFNRQLDLYIDSRQEGNELRYVRRACEANVNLKIYITNGRQYHFCFVAKKPIPANSEITTMWYFDDSFFSADATVKEEFKDRVVDPKDAAICISTTLANFGGCACGNPQACVLNKLDRRAKPPVNKHSKSKLKSKGKGKKPKTLGLSADIGRGGREISKHLDEHDPAADARSASGSARGRHTGSRDLSPTASHQLTLPELSSRERRKIADAEKQFQQLEQLRTGNPKKKKRSSGHSTQSTPATVSSSTQTGYDFKPYHQPGASRSSDMAGQLTRREVAYVDAETQLYADDVERSFLHAERLRRGYRLDMIHPTLMLKIRWCAGHHIAEDWAQRNAWEAGDLSVVPPGVLPWWYGWFPLPTDDRSHVELLREDSDRMGIPADHGPLAMPPRWSFHQSKYPQPEYNYHGIAIRGMHYEPPARSVQGDIDTRGAVSHKLESSAPASSSDPLKSSPLHYWPSTTAHTIGISGAGNLHVSMPPPRASNIPSALSPGSTSTGSLASPISHDTASPISLVPSSGSALAATPAKKKLSLGDYLIRRGTMATTPSSEPAPAPPPGSSPSDPRLRTQHFLSLTTVFGDNHQPPRNTEAGSDTNEPSDSLDISMEDAPDTTPTKNPSISS; encoded by the coding sequence ATGACAGATACCTCCTCCCTCGCCATCACGCACGCCACAACGGATTCCTATCCGGTCCACGCCCATCGCGGGTCCCCTGCTGCCATCGACGGCGCCGCTTCTGACTCCGGCGCACTAGATGAAGAACCTTACACCATCAAATGCATTTGCTCGttcgatgaggatgatggcaACACGGTTTTCTGCGAAGGGTGCGAGACATGGCAACACATCCTCTGCTACTATCCAGACAAGAGAGTGCCAGATGTGCACAACTGTGTCGACTGCGAGCCACGGCCCCTTGATGACCGTCGTGCCCACGAACGACAACGGCTGCGGCGGATCCGAGAGAAGAGCGAAGACGGTGACCGGAAATCAAGACGATCTGGCCCCAAAACACAAAAGAGAAAGTCTAATGATGCCGATGTGAATTCCTTCCGTCATGGACGGCATGATTCCAGTTCCCGTGAGCAGCCACCGTCCAAGAAAGCGAAGGTGTCTCGACGCCCATCGACTTCCATGAGTGGCATTCCAGTTCCCCCGGGTCTCTCGGCTGAATCGCGAAACCGTCGATCCTCCACCACGGTTGCGATGAGCCCAACAAGTCTTCCTAGCCCTTCTGTCCCTTATTATTCGGCTgaatttctctctctttacGACCGCGAGGATCAATTTGTGGAATCGAAGAGTATCCTCAATTACGGCGTGGATTTTGTCAATGAAATTGTTGCGTGGCTGAAGGACCCACAAATCTTGGCGCGAGTTGCCGATGGACTCAGTGTTGAAGACTTCGCCAAACGATCCGAAGAGGCCATGGATCGCTCTCGCTGGCCCTCGTTGACAACGGAAACTATCAAGGACTCGACAATTGAGATTGGGGGTAAGCACCCTGTCCACAAGATCTTGAAAACACGAGATCCAGTTGAAAAGGACGATATTGTGGGTGAAATATTTGGCAAGTTAGGCCACGTCAAAGACTATAAAAAGCTCGAAAGCAACCGATGGGAGGAACTGGGTCACGCCATGCCTTTCGTATTCTTCAACCGGCAGCTGGACTTGTACATCGACAGTCGTCAGGAAGGGAACGAGCTCCGCTACGTCAGGCGGGCATGTGAGGCCAATGTTAATTTGAAAATCTACATCACCAATGGCCGGCAGTACCATTTTTGTTTCGTTGCCAAAAAGCCAATCCCTGCAAACTCGGAGATTACCACCATGTGGTATTTCGATGACTCTTTCTTTTCCGCCGACGCGACAGTGAAGGAGGAATTCAAAGACAGGGTAGTAGATCCCAAAGACGCCGCTATCTGTATTAGCACCACATTGGCCAACTTTGGTGGTTGTGCTTGTGGAAATCCTCAAGCCTGCGTACTGAACAAGCTTGATCGTCGCGCCAAGCCTCCTGTCAACAAACACTCCAAGTCAAAGCTGAAgagcaagggcaagggcaagaaACCAAAAACCCTCGGTCTTTCCGCTGATATCGGTCGCGGCGGCAGGGAGATCAGCAAGCATCTTGATGAGCATGACCCCGCAGCCGATGCCCGATCAGCTTCTGGTTCTGCGCGTGGTCGACATACGGGCAGTCGCGATCTCAGCCCCACGGCGTCGCATCAGCTAACACTACCAGAGCTCTCAAGTCGCGAAAGACGCAAGATTGCTGATGCCGAAAAGCAGTTCCAACAGCTAGAGCAGCTTAGAACTGGGAATcctaaaaagaaaaagcgtTCTAGTGGCCATTCGACACAGTCCACTCCTGCAACAGTCTCGAGCTCAACCCAAACTGGCTACGATTTCAAACCTTACCATCAGCCTGGTGCATCTCGATCCTCTGATATGGCAGGACAATTGACCCGTCGTGAAGTTGCTTATGTTGACGCTGAGACCCAACTTTACGCCGATGATGTTGAACGCTCGTTCTTGCATGCAGAACGTCTGAGACGAGGATATAGACTTGACATGATCCATCCAACACTAATGCTTAAAATTCGGTGGTGCGCGGGACATCACATCGCAGAAGACTGGGCTCAGCGAAATGCATGGGAGGCCGGCGACTTGAGCGTCGTGCCGCCTGGAGTCCTCCCCTGGTGGTACGGTTGGTTCCCACTCCCAACCGACGACAGGTCTCATGTCGAGTTGCTCAGGGAAGATTCTGACAGAATGGGAATTCCTGCTGATCATGGCCCTCTTGCGATGCCCCCTCGGTGGTCTTTCCACCAGTCCAAGTATCCCCAACCTGAATATAACTACCATGGCATTGCGATCAGAGGAATGCACTATGAGCCTCCAGCGCGATCTGTCCAAGGCGACATTGATACTCGGGGTGCCGTCTCACACAAACTGGAATCATCCGCGCCTGCATCTAGCAGTGATCCGCTCAAGTCGTCCCCGCTGCACTATTGGCCATCCACCACAGCGCATACCATTGGAATTTCTGGGGCTGGCAATCTACATGTTTCCATGCCACCGCCAAGGGCCTCGAACATCCCGTCAGCGCTTAGTCCCGGTTCTACATCGACTGGGAGTCTcgcatcaccaatttctcATGACACAGCCTCCCCAATTTCTCTCGTTCCATCTTCTGGTTCTGCACTTGCAGCCACCCCTGCCAAGAAGAAACTCAGTCTTGGTGACTATCTGATTCGACGTGGGACAATGGCGACCACTCCAAGTTCGGAACCAGCTCCTGCCCCGCCTCCTGGTTCTTCTCCTAGCGATCCTCGTCTCCGAACCCAACATTTTTTATCCCTCACGACGGTTTTTGGTGATAATCATCAACCTCCCCGCAATACCGAAGCTGGAAGTGACACAAACGAGCCGTCTGACTCTCTGGACATTTCCATGGAAGACGCACCGGACACAACACCCACCAAAAACCCCTCTATCTCTTCGTAA
- a CDS encoding Proline permease, putative, with the protein MVVGPTIGTGLFIGAGQALAVGGPASLLLSYITLSILTFAMATGMAEVSTHMPSQDGTLVTNGYLYMSSSLAFASAYLRWYTLALFVPYEITSAVVNLGLWKPGSTIAIRLAIITTIVVGFNFLPERLFKSSERVFTAMKIGTMATLFVLSLALGLGGVDAQPPWGFKYWKHPGAMSQYLVRGVWGRFLAFCQCLLDGSIAFTFAPELIVHQAEMPASLVPASLVPASLVPASLVPASLGEPALLSASIPGRVKFDVAQTVLPYILSSLAMGVMAPFNETRLTNNGTGSGFSPYLIGLKDANIQIIPTIAMIAILLSAVASGRSFLYLSSRTLCAMSELGHAPSIFSTRNRWNVPYLAVAASALFSFLAFVSVKVSSTIMNTYLLRLVTSAGFISSLVSFATYRHFNRRLRVNGIARRYASSIQPFGTYFGMVFNTLLLLSGGLWAVPKGNLIGSRGARLITSYVNVVVFGLLFLLHRFQDFLPVVEIERQVDMDGCGHGDRDGPREPRTPKAYPHRGKLDVIPEGSGAFELRLSQTMFTEPL; encoded by the coding sequence ATGGTTGTTGGTCCAACCATTGGCACAGGCTTGTTCATCGGCGCGGGCCAGGCGCTCGCCGTTGGCGGACCTGCCTCGCTACTCCTGTCGTATATAACTCTATCAATTCTGACCTTTGCCATGGCGACGGGCATGGCCGAAGTGTCCACTCATATGCCATCGCAAGATGGGACACTAGTCACGAATGGCTACTTGTACATGTCAAGCAGTCTGGCATTTGCTTCAGCCTACCTCCGCTGGTACACCCTCGCTTTGTTCGTCCCATACGAAATCACCTCAGCGGTGGTCAACCTTGGCTTGTGGAAACCGGGTTCCACGATCGCAATCAGACTGGCTATTATCACGACCATCGTTGTTGGATTCAACTTCCTACCGGAAAGACTCTTCAAAAGCTCAGAGCGAGTGTTCACTGCGATGAAGATCGGCACAATGGCGACCCTCTTCGTCCTCTCTCTGGCGCTGGGCCTCGGAGGTGTGGATGCGCAGCCCCCATGGGGATTCAAATACTGGAAACATCCAGGCGCTATGAGCCAGTATCTAGTTCGAGGTGTATGGGGACGATTCCTGGCTTTCTGCCAATGCCTTCTCGATGGCTCGATCGCCTTCACGTTTGCCCCTGAGCTGATTGTGCACCAAGCAGAAATGCCAGCATCACTTGTGCCAGCATCACTTGTGCCAGCATCACTTGTGCCAGCATCACTTGTGCCAGCATCACTTGGCGAACCAGCGCTTCTAAGCGCCAGCATCCCAGGTAGAGTGAAATTTGACGTTGCTCAAACGGTGTTACCGTATATCCTGAGCTCCTTGGCAATGGGTGTTATGGCTCCTTTCAATGAGACGCGTCTGACAAACAACGGAACGGGTTCCGGATTTTCTCCTTACCTGATTGGACTCAAGGACGCAAATATTCAAATTATACCTACGATCGCAATGATCGCAATCCTGCTCTCTGCGGTGGCTTCTGGGCGATCCTTTTTGTATCTTTCTTCTCGCACACTTTGTGCAATGTCGGAGCTTGGCCATGCGCCCTCGATATTTTCCACCCGTAACCGTTGGAACGTTCCATATTTGGCTGTTGCAGCATCCGCcttattttcttttcttgccTTTGTTTCGGTGAAAGTCTCGAGTACAATCATGAACACCTATCTCCTCCGTCTCGTCACGAGCGCCGGTTTCATTTCCTCGCTTGTGTCATTCGCCACCTATCGTCATTTCAATCGACGTCTCAGAGTGAATGGCATCGCCAGGCGGTATGCTTCCTCTATACAGCCTTTTGGCACCTATTTCGGGATGGTCTTCAATACCTTACTGTTGCTGAGCGGCGGGTTGTGGGCAGTGCCCAAGGGAAATCTGATCGGGTCTCGAGGAGCTAGACTGATCACCTCATATGTCAATGTCGTTGTATTCGGCCTGCTGTTCTTACTCCATCGATTTCAAGACTTCTTACCCGTTGTCGAAATTGAAAGACAAGTGGATATGGATGGATGTGGACATGGCGACCGCGATGGACCAAGAGAGCCTCGGACACCGAAGGCGTACCCGCATCGGGGGAAACTGGACGTGATCCCAGAAGGTTCCGGGGCATTTGAGTTGCGACTCAGCCAGACTATGTTCACAGAGCCTTTGTAA
- a CDS encoding Nuclear pore protein (SEH1), putative, which produces MGAVEGPDITAGFADFDAGHRDLVTVTRFNFYGNRIITASSDHRMKVWDLKDGQWQLIDTWRAHDAEIRDATWNGPFTGQHIGSVGEDMKLKIWQEDVTQPPNSGRRFKSVFRMTAPKRHPFVSLDFRNIDLESWLAVITRDGYLMVMEPSNPDSLADWQPVDQFRVCTAPERGEETSFKVQFHHDPADITHTISPDSDRKSLSLIVAVMDTVKIYRTDANRRFYHAIELNGHSGLVRDISWANGSVRGYDLIASGGKDGLVRIFEVYTTPVGQAPQTSSGQKAELRMQPQSPSPRAKSQSGIGSALASRVPASATDRQPSGDSQFRHSFKQVACIDSKHLDVWQVQFSFSGDSLISSGDDGTVRFWKRSLSGEWLEFAETDMASQ; this is translated from the exons ATGGGGGCTGTGGAGGGCCCCGATATAACGGCTGGATTCGCTGACTTCGACGCCGGCCATCGGGATCTGGTCACTGTCACCAGATTTAACTTCTATGGCAACCGTATTATCACCGCTTCCTCTGATCACCGCATGAAAGTGTGGGATCTCAAGGATGGCCAATGGCAACTGATAGACACCTGGCGCGCGCACGATGCTGAGATTCGCGAT GCCACATGGAATGGTCCTTTTACAGGCCAACATATTGGCAGTGTCGGAGAGGACATGAAGTTGAAAATCTGGCAGGAAGATGTAACCCAGCCACCAAACTCAGGGCGGCGTTTCAAGTCAGTCTTTCGTATGACCGCGCCAAAAAgacatccatttgtatcaCTCGACTTTCGCAACATTGACCTAGAGTCGTGGTTGGCCGTGATAACACGGGATGGCTACCTCATGGTTATGGAACCCTCCAATCCCGACAGCCTTGCAGATTGGCAGCCTGTTGACCAATTCCGAGTGTGCACCGCCCCGGAACGCGGTGAGGAGACAAGTTTCAAAGTTCAGTTTCATCATGACCCTGCCGACATTACTCATACCATCTCACCGGATTCCGATCGGAAAAGTCTGTCGCTGATTGTAGCTGTCATGGACACAGTCAAGATCTATCGCACTGACGCAAACCGACGATTCTACCATGCAATTGAACTGAATGGGCATAGCGGCCTTGTGAGAGATATCTCCTGGGCTAATGGTTCTGTGCGCGGCTACGATCTTATTGCGAGTGGTGGCAAAGATGGTTTGGTCCGCATCTTTGAAGTGTACACGACGCCAGTTGGCCAAGCACCACAGACCTCTAGTGGCCAGAAGGCGGAACTTCGCATGCAGCCCCAGTCACCGTCACCACGAGCGAAATCGCAGTCCGGGATTGGCTCTGCTCTAGCGAGCCGTGTGCCTGCATCGGCGACTGATCGCCAGCCCAGCGGGGATTCACAATTTCGGCACTCGTTCAAACAGGTAGCTTGTATTGACAGCAAACACCTTGATGTGTGGCAAGTTCAATTCTCGTTCTCTG GGGACTCGTTGATTTCATCTGGTGACGATGGCACAGTTCGGTTCTGGAAAAGATCTTTGTCTGGAGAGTGGCTCGAGTTCGCCGAAACAGACATGGCTTCTCAGTGA
- a CDS encoding Glycosyl transferase, family 4 produces the protein MHTSSALSSKETWRLLALVGAGLAILNTTFQGDGAPLVASTALCGIVFAVAFSLIRWLGPVFLKAGLKGKDMAKPSRPEIPETMGAVCAVVYLISLILFIPFAFYKDIVAATSGGGNRDVVIESQHIENGRFLHRFPHSKLASYLSGLLSLQSVVILGIGDDLFDIRWRHKVLVPALSAIPMLIVYFVDFGVTQVVVPVPLQPYLGDVVDLGWLYYMYMAAVAIFCPNSINMLAGINGIEVAQSLVIAIQLLFNDAMYLAPITPYPHPATDSHLLSLYFLLPFIGVSAALLCHNWYPSKVFVGDTYCYFAGMVFAVVGILGHFSKTLLLLFIPQIFNFLYSTPQLFKFIPCPRHRLPKFSASTGLLDASVTEWTSPPSPIVDTALRLLHTLKLVRITEDENGRITESSNLTILNLWLVWMGPMREDQLAWHMVAVQTICGMLGLFVRHRLALLVFPHDNREFGFIA, from the exons ATGCATACCTCAAGTGCTCTCTCCAGTAAGGAGACTTGGCGTTTACTAGCCCTCGTGGGGGCCGGTTTAGCGATACTCAACACCACGTTCCAAGGCGATGGGGCGCCTTTAGTGGCTTCAACTGCGCTATGTGGCATCGTGTTTGCGGTGGCATTCAGCCTTATCAGGTGGCTCGGGCCTGTATTTTTGAAGGCAGGACTTAAGGGCAAAGACATGGCAAAGCCTAGCCGGCCCGAAAT ACCTGAAACCATGGGCGCAGTCTGCGCAGTCGTGTATCTGATTTCGCTCATATTGTTCATTCCGTTTGCCTTCTACAAGGATATCGTTGCAGCCACATCGGGTGGCGGCAACCGTGACGTTGTGATTGAATCTCAACACATTGAGAATGGCCGCTTCCTTCATCGATTTCCGCATAGCAAG CTTGCCTCCTACCTTTCTGGCCTCTTGTCTTTGCAATCCGTCGTGATCCTTGGAATCGGTGATGACTTATTCGATATTCGCTGGAGACACAAAGTCCTGGTCCCTGCTTTGTCCGCAATCCCAATGCTCATTGTGTACTTTGTCGACTTTGGCGTCACGCAAGTCGTCGTGCCGGTGCCGCTGCAACCCTATCTGGGTGACGTCGTTGATCTTGGATGGCTGTACTACATGTACATGGCAGCGGTGGCAATCTTTTGCCCGAATTCAATCAACATGTTGGCAGGCATTAACGGTATCGAGGTTGCTCAGTCACTAGTGATTGCGATCCAATTGCTATTCAATGATGCGATGTACCTTGCACCTATAACACCATACCCACACCCTGCCACCGACTCGCACTTGTTGTCGTTATATTTCCTGCTTCCATTCATTGGTGTATCAGCAGCCCTTCTGTGCCATAATTGGTATCCCTCAAAGGTGTTCGTGGGCGATACGTACTGCTATTTCGCAGGAATGGTGTTTGCTGTGGTTGGCATCCTAGGGCATTTCAGCAAAACCCTGCTGTTACTGTTCATTCCGCagatcttcaattttctCTACTCAACCCCCCAGCTCTTCAAGTTTATTCCGTGCCCTCGCCATCGATTGCCAAAGTTTAGCGCCTCCACTGGGTTGCTGGATGCTTCTGTCACGGAGTGGACGAGTCCCCCGTCGCCTATAGTAGACACCGCACTGCGCTTATTACACACCCTGAAGCTGGTGCGAATCACCGAAGATGAGAATGGACGAATTACTGAATCGAGTAATCTCACCATCTTGAATCTTTGGCTGGTGTGGATGGGTCCAATGCGAGAAGATCAACTGGCGTGGCACATGGTGGCAGTACAAACTATCTGTGGAATGCTCGGTCTGTTCGTACGACATCGCCTCGCGTTGCTCGTGTTTCCCCATGATAACAGGGAATTCGGTTTTATCGCATAG
- a CDS encoding Aconitase/3-isopropylmalate dehydratase large subunit, alpha/beta/alpha, subdomain 1/3 yields MSTTSTCLELEELQETRTFHQCLLSEANSDYSTESRSESEPPSPRTEESRQRVLLLKGAREQYALVDDHAIPSVLHEGEILVKVLAIGLNPVDWKGPAFNFGIPSLPWINGRDLAGLVLQVPRGSSRLRVGDVVLVPSTDYRDIRKAAFQEYAIATDFNAARIPSSTSIHASASVGVAFVAAVLALGVSFGIDFSIITQTPGPNLPDLIKKLDRNDIPADIHEECFASVLDSEKPQRGDWVAIWGASTTTGLITLQLAKLAGLRVICVADAARHGAKLVQSGADLLVDRHDIDRAVEIIRGVTGGKLRHAIDLVGKDTATQLERALNPDGHAHLLGLSGLPQEKSPGVQYHTVPIKLFHTAPTVGEAMVCWLEDLLQSTNFTLPEIVHAEGGLEGINAALETLRSGSVSGKRIVVDLGSSLR; encoded by the exons ATGTCGACCACTTCTACTTGTCTCGAACTTGAAGAGTTGCAGGAGACCCGAACTTTCCACCAATGTCTGTTATCGGAGGCCAACTCGGATTACTCCACTGAGTCAAGATCTGAGAGTGAACCTCCGTCCCCGCGGACTGAGGAGTCAAGACAACGAGTCTTGCTTCTCAAGGGGGCCCGTGAGCAGTACGCATTGGTAGATGACCATGCTATCCCTTCTGTTTTGCATGAGGGAGAGATACTTGTCAAG GTTCTTGCAATCGGCCTCAACCCAGTCGACTGGAAGGGACC GGCATTCAACTTTGGCATCCCTAGCCTACCATGGATTAACGGGCGTGATTTGGCTGGCCTGGTACTACAAGTACCCAGAGGGTCATCACGTCTTCGTGTAGGCGATGTTGTGCTTGTACCATCGACAGATTACCGGGACATTAGGAAAGCAGCATTCCAAGAATACGCCATAGCCACCGACTTCAATGCTGCTCGAATTCCTTCTTCGACATCGATCCACGCTTCAGCTTCTGTCGGAGTCGCATTCGTCGCTGCCGTGCTGGCTTTAGGTGTCTCATTTGGAATAGACTTCTCTATCATCACACAAACCCCCGGTCCTAATTTGCCTGATCTCATCAAAAAACTTGACCGAAATGATATCCCCGCCGACATACATGAAGAATGCTTCGCATCAGTACTGGACTCAGAAAAGCCACAACGCGGCGACTGGGTTGCTATCTGGGGAG CTTCAACAACCACTGGTCTGATAACTCTTCAACTGGCCAAACTCGCCGGGTTACGCGTGATATGTGTAGCCGATGCAGCACGGCATGGTGCTAAGCTTGTGCAGTCCGGGGCTGATCTGCTAGTCGATCGACATGACATCGATCGTGCAGTGGAAATTATCCGCGGTGTCACCGGGGGCAAGCTGCGACATGCCATTGATCTAGTTGGAAAAGACACAGCTACACAACTTGAAAGGGCTCTTAATCCTGATGGTCACGCCCATCTCCTTGGATTAAGTGGTCTGCCTCAAGAGAAAAGTCCGGGGGTACAATATCACACTGTGCCCATAAAGCTCTTTCATACGGCTCCTACTGTGGGTGAAGCTATGGTGTGCTGGTTGGAAGATCTTCTGCAATCGACGAATTTCACGCTACCGGAGATTGTTCATGCAGAGGGTGGGTTAGAGGGTATTAATGCAGCGCTCGAGACGTTGCGGAGTGGTTCAGTGTCTGGAAAGAGGATCGTGGTCGATCTGGGCTCTTCGCTTCGGTAG
- a CDS encoding 3-isopropylmalate dehydratase — MPSADSKPKTLYDKVFQDHIVNEQEDGTCLIYIDRHLVHEVTSPQAFEGLKNASRQVRRPDCTLATVDHNIPTTSRKNFKNAADFIKENDSRLQCTTLEENVKDFGLTYFGMGDKRQGIVHIIGPEQGFTLPGTTVVCGDSHTSTHGAFGALAFGIGTSEVEHVLATQTLITRRSKNMRIQVDGELPAGVTSKDVVLHIIGVIGTAGGNGAVIEFCGSVIRGLSMEARMSMCNMSIEGGARAGMIAPDEITFEYLKGRPLAPKYGSAEWNKAISYWSSLKSDAGAQYDSEIFLNGKDIIPTISWGTSPQDVIPITGVVPGPDDFEDENRKASCKRALEYMGLVPGTPMKEVVVDKVFIGSCTNARIEDLRAAAKVVKGRKIASNIKRAMIVPGSGLVKEQAESEGLDKIFTDSGFEWREAGCSMCLGMNPDILSPKERCASTSNRNFEGRQGAQGRTHLMSPAMAATAAIVGKLADVREHVVASPVLGKASPKIDVQPVFESPETEDELDRVLDFPADNEPHTNSSAPASGGGKSTGLPAFTTLKGIAAPLDRSNVDTDAIIPKQFLKTIKRTGLGTALFYELRYTDDKENPDFVLNQGIYRNSKILVVTGPNFGCGSSREHAPWALLDFGIKCIIAPSFADIFFNNTFKNGMLPVVISDEVALQKIADEARAGREVEVDLVNQEIKDAQGNKITAFEVEAFRKHCLVNGLDDIGLTLQMESKIRTFEAKRTLDTPWLDGSAYLRRDRRGATMVEAAPVPKTNRGDVKNEPLEW, encoded by the exons atgccttCCGCCGACTCAAAACCCAAGACCTTGTATGACAaagtctttcaggaccacATCGTCAATGAGCAAGAAGATGGAACTTGCTTGATCTACATTGATCGACACCTCGTTCACGAGGTCACGTCTCCTCAGGCCTTTGAGGGCCTTAAAAATGCTAGCCGCCAGGTCCGCCGGCCGGACTGCACACTGGCCACAGTTGATCAC AATATTCCTACCACTTCACGGAAAAATTTTAAAAATGCCGCCGACTTCATTAAAGAGAATGATTCGCGTCTCCAATGCACAACCCTGGAGGAGAACGTGAAGGATTTTGGCCTCACCTACTTCGGTATGGGCGACAAGCGCCAGGGTATCGTTCACATTATCGGCCCGGAGCAGGGTTTCACTCTGCCCGGCACGACTGTCGTCTGCGGTGACAGCCACACCTCCACACACGGTGCTTTCGGTGCCCTCGCGTTCGGTATCGGAACCAGTGAAGTCGAGCACGTCCTCGCAACCCAGACCCTCATTACCCGTCGCAGCAAGAATATGCGCATCCAGGTTGATGGCGAGCTCCCCGCTGGCGTCACTAGCAAGGACGTCGTTCTCCACATTATCGGTGTCATCGGAACTGCCGGTGGTAACGGTGCTGTTATTGAGTTCTGCGGATCCGTCATCCGCGGACTGAGCATGGAGGCCCGTATGTCAATGTGCAACATGTCCATTGAGGGTGGTGCCCGTGCCGGTATGATTGCACCCGACGAGATTACCTTCGAATACCTTAAGGGCCGCCCTCTGGCCCCCAAGTACGGCAGCGCCGAATGGAACAAGGCCATCAGCTACTGGTCCAGCCTCAAGTCGGATGCTGGTGCCCAGTACGACAGCGAAATATTCCTGAACGGCAAGGACATCATTCCCACCATCTCCTGGGGTACCTCTCCCCAGGACGTGATCCCGATCACTGGTGTGGTCCCCGGCCCCGATGACTTTGAGGATGAGAACCGCAAGGCCTCTTGCAAGCGTGCTCTCGAGTACATGGGTCTTGTGCCTGGTACGCCCATGAAAgaggttgtggttgacaagGTCTTCATTGGATCGTGCACCAATGCCCGTATCGAGGATCTGCGCGCCGCAGCTAAGGTGGTCAAGGGCCGCAAGATTGCCTCCAACATCAAGCGCGCCATGATCGTTCCTGGATCCGGTCTCGTCAAGGAGCAGGCTGAGTCCGAGGGTCTCGATAAGATCTTCACCGACTCTGGTTTCGAGTGGCGTGAGGCTGGCTGCTCCATGTGCCTGGGTATGAACCCTGATATCCTGTCTCCCAAGGAGCGTTGTGCCAGTACCTCCAACCGTAACTTCGAGGGTCGCCAGGGTGCCCAGGGTCGTACCCACCTCATGTCACCCGCCATGGCTGCCACTGCTGCCATTGTCGGCAAGCTTGCTGACGTTCGTGAGCACGTCGTAGCCAGCCCCGTCCTCGGCAAGGCGTCACCCAAGATCGACGTCCAGCCCGTGTTCGAATCCCCCGAGACCGAAGACGAACTCGACCGTGTTCTGGACTTCCCTGCCGACAACGAGCCCCACACCAACTCCTCGGCCCCTGCTAGCGGCGGTGGTAAGAGCACCGGTCTTCCCGCTTTCACCACCCTGAAGGGTATCGCCGCGCCTCTGGATCGCTCCAACGTCGACACCGACGCCATCATCCCCAAGCAATTCCTCAAAACCATCAAGCGCACAGGTCTCGGCACCGCGCTGTTCTATGAGCTCCGTTACACCGACGATAAGGAGAACCCAGATTTCGTTCTGAACCAGGGCATCTACCGCAACTCTAAGATCCTGGTTGTTACCGGTCCCAACTTCGGATGCGGTAGCTCCCGTGAGCACGCCCCCTGGGCTCTGCTCGACTTTGGTATCAAGTGCATCATCGCCCCCTCCTTCGCCGACATCTTCTTTAACAATACCTTCAAGAACGGCATGCTGCCCGTTGTCATCTCTGATGAGGTTGCTCTGCAGAAGATCGCCGATGAGGCCCGCGCTGGCCGCGAGGTCGAGGTTGATCTTGTCAACCAAGAGATCAAGGACGCTCAGGGTAACAAGATTACTGCCTTTGAGGTCGAGGCTTTCCGCAAGCACTGCCTTGTCAACGGCCTCGATGATATTGGTCTTACTCTCCAAATGGAGTCTAAAATCCGCACTTTCGAGGCCAAGCGCACCCTTGATACCCCCTGGTTGGATGGAAGTGCCTATCTCCGCCGTGACCGCCGTGGCGCGACTATGGTCGAGGCTGCTCCCGTTCCCAAGACCAACCGTGGTGATGTAAAGAACGAGCCTCTTGAGTGGTAA